A section of the Thauera chlorobenzoica genome encodes:
- a CDS encoding pseudouridine synthase produces MNTVRRTPPAPAPSRIRGTLKLRPRASEEQPATSEDEHGQPPARPAPEALPAGRKRPLDEGKARPPRTHGADAGKGKAGTPSAGKSKDAGKGPGKGKGTGKAPERPRPAGGGKPGHSAGERSRLPPAPAAAERGPRPERGARAAGPAPSRPAPAAPPLPPAAPPPDGVRLSKVMAERGICSRREADEFIERGWVFVDGKRVSELGVRIDPQARITLAPEATRTQQQRVTILLHKPVGYVSGQPEPGYAPAVSLIGADNQFDRDSAQRFHPSQLKNLAPAGRLDIDSTGLLVLTQDGRIARQLIGEHSEVDKEYLVRVEGSLTADGLALLNHGLELDGRRLRPAKVEWLNDDQLRFVLREGRKRQIRRMCELVGLTVVGLKRVRIGRVRLGELPLGQWRFLRDDEPF; encoded by the coding sequence GTGAACACTGTACGCCGAACGCCTCCCGCGCCCGCTCCGTCCCGCATCCGCGGCACCCTCAAGCTGCGCCCCCGCGCGAGCGAAGAACAACCCGCCACGAGCGAAGACGAGCACGGCCAGCCGCCCGCCCGCCCGGCACCGGAGGCGCTTCCCGCGGGACGCAAGCGTCCGCTTGACGAGGGGAAGGCGCGTCCGCCCCGTACCCACGGCGCCGACGCGGGCAAAGGCAAGGCGGGCACGCCTTCCGCGGGCAAGAGCAAGGACGCGGGGAAGGGTCCGGGCAAGGGCAAGGGCACGGGCAAGGCTCCGGAGCGCCCGCGCCCGGCGGGCGGCGGCAAGCCGGGGCACAGCGCCGGGGAGCGCAGCCGGCTTCCCCCGGCGCCGGCTGCGGCGGAGCGCGGGCCGCGCCCTGAGCGCGGGGCACGCGCCGCCGGGCCGGCTCCTTCCCGCCCGGCGCCGGCCGCGCCACCGCTGCCGCCGGCGGCACCTCCGCCGGACGGCGTGCGCCTGTCCAAGGTGATGGCCGAGCGTGGGATCTGCTCGCGCCGCGAGGCCGACGAGTTCATCGAGCGCGGCTGGGTCTTCGTCGATGGCAAGCGGGTGTCCGAACTGGGCGTGCGGATCGATCCGCAGGCGCGCATCACGCTCGCGCCCGAGGCGACGCGCACCCAGCAGCAGCGCGTCACCATCCTGCTGCACAAGCCGGTGGGCTACGTCTCCGGCCAGCCCGAGCCCGGCTACGCCCCGGCGGTGAGCCTGATCGGCGCCGACAACCAGTTCGATCGCGACAGCGCACAGCGCTTCCACCCCAGCCAGCTGAAAAACCTCGCTCCGGCCGGCCGGCTGGACATCGACTCCACCGGCCTGCTGGTGCTCACGCAGGACGGGCGCATCGCCCGTCAGCTGATCGGCGAACATTCGGAAGTCGACAAGGAATACCTGGTCCGCGTCGAAGGCAGCCTCACCGCCGACGGCCTCGCCCTGCTCAACCACGGCCTCGAACTCGACGGCCGCAGGCTGCGCCCGGCCAAGGTGGAGTGGCTCAACGACGACCAGCTGCGCTTCGTGCTGCGCGAAGGGCGCAAGCGCCAGATCCGACGCATGTGCGAGCTGGTCGGGCTGACGGTGGTGGGCCTCAAGCGCGTGCGCATCGGCCGCGTCAGGCTTGGCGAGCTGCCGCTGGGCCAGTGGCGCTTTCTGCGCGACGACGAGCCGTTCTGA
- the mnhG gene encoding monovalent cation/H(+) antiporter subunit G: MSHGLLAWLPSALLLGGALVGLVGAIGVLRLPDSYTRMHSASKAGALGAALVLGGVAAASSGASALGAVFALVIVLATAPLAAHAVARAAHRSGMTPKTGALGDALARDLQAERRAEEEPPP; the protein is encoded by the coding sequence ATGAGCCACGGCCTGCTCGCCTGGCTGCCGTCGGCGCTGCTGCTGGGCGGCGCGCTCGTCGGCCTGGTCGGCGCGATCGGCGTGCTGCGCCTGCCCGACAGCTACACCCGCATGCATTCGGCAAGCAAGGCGGGGGCCCTGGGGGCCGCCCTCGTGCTCGGCGGCGTGGCCGCCGCAAGCAGCGGCGCGAGCGCGCTCGGCGCCGTCTTCGCGCTCGTCATCGTGCTCGCCACCGCGCCGCTGGCCGCGCATGCGGTGGCCCGCGCCGCCCATCGCAGCGGCATGACGCCGAAGACCGGCGCGCTGGGCGACGCTCTCGCGCGCGACCTGCAGGCAGAACGGCGGGCGGAGGAAGAACCGCCCCCCTGA
- a CDS encoding monovalent cation/H+ antiporter complex subunit F translates to MMSEIAGAAWVLPLTFALQGVSAALILIRLIRGPHATDRVVAIDALTMIGIGVIALLALATAQAVLVDAAVVLALVSFLGTTAFIPMFRRRGRGPDERVTAADAPLPPAAAAPARAERNPPALGRAPEGAPPGQDTP, encoded by the coding sequence ATGATGAGCGAAATCGCCGGTGCGGCCTGGGTGCTGCCGCTCACCTTCGCCCTGCAGGGCGTCAGCGCGGCGCTGATCCTGATCCGCCTGATCCGCGGGCCGCACGCCACCGACCGCGTGGTGGCGATCGACGCCCTCACCATGATCGGCATCGGCGTCATCGCCCTGCTCGCGCTGGCCACCGCCCAGGCCGTGCTGGTCGACGCCGCGGTGGTGCTGGCGCTGGTGTCCTTCCTCGGCACCACCGCCTTTATCCCGATGTTCCGCCGCCGCGGCCGCGGCCCCGACGAGCGCGTGACCGCGGCCGACGCCCCCCTGCCGCCCGCCGCGGCAGCGCCAGCCCGCGCGGAACGGAATCCGCCGGCGCTCGGGCGCGCCCCCGAAGGCGCACCTCCCGGGCAGGACACGCCATGA
- a CDS encoding Na+/H+ antiporter subunit E, translating into MLGVHILLALGLAAFGGALSPLGVVAAFLVVHLALRLAAELLGIRRYVRRLEIGTAFGLWFIAEVFKATVHVARIVLGRRVAPAPAVVRVRLARADERIATLLGCLLTLTPGTLALDYAPQSGLMYIHALDADDADAVEDGVREIERRLLRWIDAGEAPPPAPSPPAPRSGEHAP; encoded by the coding sequence ATGCTCGGAGTGCACATCCTGCTCGCGCTCGGCCTGGCCGCCTTTGGCGGTGCGTTGAGCCCGCTCGGCGTGGTCGCCGCCTTCCTCGTCGTCCACCTCGCGCTGCGCCTCGCGGCCGAGCTGCTCGGCATCCGCCGCTACGTCCGCCGGCTCGAAATCGGTACCGCCTTCGGCCTGTGGTTCATCGCCGAGGTCTTCAAGGCCACCGTCCACGTCGCCCGCATCGTCCTCGGCCGCCGCGTCGCCCCCGCGCCGGCCGTCGTGCGCGTGCGGCTCGCACGCGCCGACGAGCGCATCGCCACCCTGCTGGGCTGCCTGCTGACCCTCACCCCGGGCACCCTCGCCCTCGACTACGCGCCGCAGTCGGGGCTGATGTACATCCACGCCCTCGACGCAGACGACGCCGATGCGGTCGAAGACGGCGTGCGCGAGATCGAACGCCGGCTGTTGCGCTGGATCGACGCCGGCGAAGCCCCCCCACCGGCGCCTTCCCCACCGGCGCCCCGCTCCGGGGAGCACGCGCCATGA
- a CDS encoding proton-conducting transporter transmembrane domain-containing protein, with protein sequence MNTLIVAPLLIPLATLVLTLLARRSPRAVSALSLAGALALAAAGLALVGLAAQGQILAAQAGGWAAPYGITLVIDRLSAAMVAISGIVGTATIAFAMARDDDPARGRDFHPLVHGLLVGVCGAFVTGDVFNLYVWFEVLLAGSFALLVLGGGKRRLAGTVVYMVLNLVATLMFLLAAGMLYGASGSLNMALLAQAFAAGEVPASAHAAVVLMLTAFSIKAALFPVFGWLPASYHVAWTPVSALFAGLLTKVGVYALIRSVTLFWPEPGIVHEVLLWVACATMLIGVLGAAAQVEVRRILSFHIVSQVGYMILGLALATPLALAGAIFYLIHHIVVKANLFLIGGIAARLTGSERLAAMGGLYARTPGLALLFAIPALSLAGIPPLSGFWAKFALVRAGLDAGAWTAAAVALATGLLTLLSMSKIWNEAFLKPHPAGHAGERSAGGIRPALWAVGGLAALTVAIGLGAGPVMDYAVAAADQLGAPAGYIAAVTRDGGH encoded by the coding sequence ATGAACACGCTGATCGTCGCCCCGCTGCTGATCCCGCTTGCCACCCTGGTGCTGACCCTGCTCGCGCGCCGCTCGCCACGCGCGGTGAGCGCGCTCAGCCTCGCCGGCGCGCTCGCGCTTGCCGCGGCCGGGCTGGCGCTGGTCGGACTCGCCGCGCAGGGCCAGATCCTCGCCGCCCAGGCCGGCGGCTGGGCGGCGCCCTACGGCATCACCCTGGTCATCGACCGCCTGTCGGCGGCGATGGTCGCGATCAGCGGCATCGTCGGCACCGCAACCATCGCCTTCGCGATGGCCCGCGACGACGATCCGGCCCGCGGGCGCGACTTCCATCCGCTGGTGCACGGCCTGCTGGTGGGGGTGTGCGGCGCCTTCGTCACCGGCGACGTGTTCAACCTCTACGTCTGGTTCGAGGTGCTGCTGGCCGGCTCCTTCGCCCTGCTGGTGCTCGGCGGCGGCAAGCGCCGGCTGGCGGGGACGGTGGTGTACATGGTGCTCAACCTGGTAGCGACGCTGATGTTCCTGCTCGCCGCCGGGATGCTCTACGGCGCCAGCGGCAGCCTCAACATGGCGCTGCTGGCGCAGGCCTTCGCCGCCGGCGAGGTGCCGGCAAGCGCGCACGCCGCGGTGGTGCTGATGCTCACCGCGTTCTCGATCAAGGCCGCATTGTTCCCGGTGTTCGGCTGGCTGCCGGCGTCCTACCACGTCGCCTGGACCCCGGTGTCGGCACTGTTCGCCGGGCTGCTGACCAAGGTCGGGGTGTATGCGCTGATCCGCAGCGTCACCCTGTTCTGGCCCGAACCGGGCATCGTCCACGAGGTGCTGCTGTGGGTGGCGTGCGCCACCATGCTGATCGGCGTGCTCGGTGCCGCGGCCCAGGTCGAAGTGCGGCGCATCCTGTCCTTCCACATCGTCAGCCAGGTCGGCTACATGATCCTCGGCCTCGCGCTGGCGACGCCGCTGGCGCTCGCCGGGGCGATCTTCTACCTGATCCACCACATCGTGGTGAAGGCCAACCTGTTTCTCATCGGCGGCATCGCCGCACGCCTGACCGGTTCGGAGCGGCTCGCGGCGATGGGCGGGCTGTATGCGCGCACCCCCGGGCTGGCGCTGCTGTTCGCGATCCCCGCGCTGTCGCTCGCCGGCATTCCGCCGCTGTCGGGCTTCTGGGCGAAGTTCGCGCTGGTCAGGGCCGGCCTCGACGCCGGCGCCTGGACCGCCGCGGCGGTGGCGCTGGCGACCGGCCTCCTCACCCTGCTGTCGATGAGCAAGATCTGGAACGAGGCCTTCCTCAAGCCGCATCCGGCCGGGCACGCGGGCGAGCGCAGCGCCGGCGGCATCCGCCCGGCGCTCTGGGCGGTGGGCGGGCTCGCGGCGCTGACGGTGGCGATCGGCCTCGGCGCCGGGCCGGTGATGGACTACGCGGTGGCCGCGGCCGATCAGCTCGGCGCCCCCGCCGGCTACATCGCCGCGGTCACCCGCGACGGAGGACACTGA
- a CDS encoding sodium:proton antiporter — protein sequence MEIILSITVGLLVAIGTWMLLDRGLLRVVLGIVVLGNGVNLAVFSAGRLDGRAAAFVTEAGAPALAANPLPQALVLTAIVIGFALFVFALAVLKRSWELHDHIETDRITAVAEEPAPDRPAAAPTTAPTPAAATARPAVPTCASAQPGAARAGSADGGCT from the coding sequence GTGGAAATCATCCTCTCCATCACCGTCGGCCTGCTGGTCGCGATCGGCACCTGGATGCTGCTCGACCGCGGGCTGCTGCGCGTGGTGCTCGGCATCGTGGTGCTGGGCAACGGGGTGAACCTGGCGGTGTTTTCCGCCGGACGGCTCGACGGCCGCGCCGCCGCCTTCGTCACCGAGGCCGGCGCCCCGGCGCTCGCCGCCAACCCCCTGCCGCAGGCGCTGGTACTGACCGCGATCGTGATCGGTTTCGCCCTGTTCGTGTTCGCGCTCGCGGTGCTCAAGCGCAGCTGGGAGCTGCACGACCACATCGAGACCGATCGCATCACCGCGGTGGCCGAGGAGCCGGCGCCGGACCGACCCGCCGCCGCCCCCACCACCGCCCCCACTCCGGCCGCTGCGACCGCACGCCCGGCCGTACCCACTTGCGCATCGGCGCAGCCCGGCGCCGCGCGGGCAGGCAGCGCGGACGGGGGCTGCACATGA
- the mbhE gene encoding hydrogen gas-evolving membrane-bound hydrogenase subunit E codes for MLASVGLIACAMLLAPLLARAFDERAGWLLALAPLAVFGHFLSLVPEVAQGGTLTQTLAWVPALEIGITFRLDGLSLLFALLISGIGTLIVLYAGAYLSDHHHLGRFYAYLLGFMAAMLGLVLADDLIAMFVFWELTSVTSFLLIAFQHDKADSRRAALQALLITGGGGLALLAGLILLGNVGGSWQFSTLAVEAIAGHALYPAILALVLIGAFTKSAQLPFHLWLPNAMAAPTPVSAYLHSATMVKAGVYLLARLNPALGGSASWGTILISVGAATALVGAVLAIRQTDLKRVLAYTTVTVLGQLTMLLGTNTHYGLQAFAIYLVAHALYKAALFMAVGAIDHATGTRQIALLGGLIRHMPLTGFAVALAAFSNAGLPPFFGFIAKEFTYAGLIELGLAGWATTVVMIVTNALLLTAAGLVFVRAFLGREGRYPHPPHEVSLPMWIGPMLLAVGGFIFGAFNNLAEVWLIDAAVQAVSRTTVPVNLYLWSGFTPALLASLLTVALGVLFYLQRTRLRRRLSLWRVLWRVSGDMIWDRLLKRVFAFATRVADRFQHGSLRQHISALVLAIAGFALIGLVASSADNLVWPEVASPVNVAALLGCVLAMAGAAAAATMPGRVALVATLGASGLGLALIFLAARAPDVAITQLMVETLTVIFLALVLRRLPPTRQVGSRKPAARRFHAIVAIVIGTVVAAMMLITVSQPLPGDIAQWYLEHSLAAGKGANVVNVILVDFRALDTLGEILVVALAGLAAAPLLGGGRRSRHAARRMGNGSVDEHTGGAREGSADFASVLLRQGILPLSALLALIALVLLWRGHNLPGGGFIGGLVAACAAVLLALAFGVDRARAVLRLPPLALLAIGLAVAAGAGLIGLLQGQAFLAGRWIFPAGLALGTPLLFDLGVFLTVLGAVLHMLFRLLAREA; via the coding sequence ATGCTCGCGAGCGTAGGCCTCATCGCCTGCGCGATGCTGCTCGCGCCTCTGCTCGCGCGCGCCTTCGACGAGCGCGCCGGATGGTTGCTGGCCCTGGCGCCGCTGGCGGTGTTCGGCCATTTCCTGTCGCTCGTGCCCGAAGTGGCGCAGGGCGGCACCCTCACCCAAACCCTGGCCTGGGTGCCCGCACTCGAGATCGGAATCACTTTCCGCCTCGACGGCCTGTCCCTGCTGTTCGCGCTGCTGATCAGCGGGATCGGCACCCTGATCGTGCTCTATGCGGGCGCCTATCTGTCGGACCACCACCACCTCGGGCGCTTCTACGCCTATCTGCTCGGCTTCATGGCGGCGATGCTCGGCCTGGTGCTGGCCGACGACCTGATCGCGATGTTCGTGTTCTGGGAGCTGACCAGCGTCACTTCCTTCCTGCTCATCGCCTTCCAGCACGACAAGGCGGATTCGCGCCGCGCGGCACTGCAGGCGCTGCTGATCACCGGCGGCGGCGGGCTGGCCCTGCTCGCCGGACTGATCCTGCTCGGTAACGTCGGCGGCAGCTGGCAGTTCTCCACGCTGGCGGTCGAGGCCATCGCCGGCCATGCGCTCTACCCGGCGATCCTCGCGCTGGTGCTGATCGGCGCGTTCACCAAGTCGGCGCAGCTGCCCTTCCACCTCTGGCTGCCGAACGCGATGGCGGCGCCGACGCCGGTGTCGGCCTACCTGCACTCGGCGACGATGGTGAAGGCCGGCGTGTACCTGCTCGCCCGCCTCAACCCGGCGCTCGGCGGCTCGGCAAGCTGGGGCACGATCCTGATCAGCGTCGGCGCCGCCACCGCGCTCGTCGGCGCGGTGCTGGCGATCCGCCAGACCGACCTCAAGCGCGTGCTTGCCTACACCACGGTGACCGTGCTCGGCCAGCTCACCATGCTGCTCGGCACCAACACCCATTACGGCCTGCAGGCCTTCGCCATCTACCTGGTGGCGCACGCCCTCTACAAGGCGGCGCTGTTCATGGCGGTGGGCGCCATCGACCATGCCACCGGCACGCGCCAGATCGCGCTGCTGGGCGGGCTGATCCGGCACATGCCGCTGACCGGCTTCGCGGTGGCGCTGGCGGCGTTCTCCAACGCCGGGCTGCCGCCCTTCTTCGGCTTCATCGCCAAGGAGTTCACCTACGCCGGCCTGATCGAACTGGGGCTGGCGGGCTGGGCCACCACCGTGGTGATGATCGTCACCAATGCCCTGCTGCTCACCGCCGCCGGCCTCGTCTTCGTGCGCGCCTTCCTCGGCCGCGAGGGGCGCTATCCGCACCCGCCGCACGAGGTCAGCCTGCCGATGTGGATCGGGCCGATGCTGCTGGCGGTCGGCGGCTTCATCTTCGGCGCCTTCAACAACCTCGCCGAGGTCTGGCTGATCGATGCCGCGGTGCAGGCGGTGTCGCGCACCACGGTGCCGGTGAATCTCTACCTGTGGAGCGGCTTCACCCCGGCCCTGCTCGCCAGCCTGCTCACGGTGGCGCTCGGGGTGTTGTTCTACCTCCAGCGCACCCGGCTGCGGCGCCGGCTATCCTTGTGGCGGGTGCTGTGGCGGGTGAGCGGCGACATGATCTGGGACCGCCTGCTCAAGCGCGTGTTCGCGTTCGCTACGCGGGTGGCCGACCGTTTCCAGCACGGCTCGCTGCGCCAGCACATCAGCGCGCTGGTGCTGGCGATCGCCGGCTTCGCGCTGATCGGGCTGGTGGCCTCGAGCGCAGACAACCTGGTGTGGCCGGAGGTGGCCAGTCCGGTGAACGTCGCCGCGCTGCTCGGCTGTGTACTCGCGATGGCGGGCGCCGCCGCCGCCGCGACGATGCCCGGTCGCGTCGCGCTGGTCGCCACGCTGGGGGCGAGCGGCCTCGGCCTGGCGCTGATCTTTCTCGCCGCGCGCGCACCGGACGTGGCGATCACCCAGCTGATGGTCGAGACGCTCACCGTGATCTTCCTCGCCCTGGTGCTGCGCCGGCTGCCGCCGACGCGGCAGGTGGGCTCGCGCAAGCCGGCAGCCCGGCGCTTCCACGCCATCGTCGCCATCGTCATCGGCACCGTGGTCGCCGCAATGATGCTGATCACGGTGAGCCAGCCGCTGCCCGGCGACATCGCGCAGTGGTATCTCGAGCACAGCCTGGCCGCGGGCAAGGGCGCCAACGTGGTCAATGTGATCCTGGTGGACTTCCGCGCCCTCGACACCCTGGGCGAGATCCTCGTCGTCGCCCTCGCCGGGCTGGCCGCCGCCCCCCTGCTTGGCGGCGGCAGGCGAAGCCGGCACGCCGCCAGGCGCATGGGAAACGGCTCCGTCGACGAGCACACCGGGGGCGCGCGCGAAGGCAGCGCCGATTTCGCTTCGGTGCTGCTGCGCCAGGGCATCCTGCCGCTGTCCGCCCTGCTCGCCCTGATCGCGCTGGTGCTGCTGTGGCGCGGCCACAACCTGCCCGGAGGCGGCTTCATCGGCGGCCTGGTGGCAGCCTGCGCCGCGGTGCTGCTGGCGCTGGCCTTCGGCGTCGATCGGGCGCGTGCGGTGCTGCGCCTGCCGCCGCTGGCGCTGCTGGCGATCGGGCTGGCCGTGGCCGCCGGCGCGGGCCTGATCGGCCTGCTGCAGGGCCAGGCCTTCCTTGCCGGGCGGTGGATCTTCCCCGCCGGGCTGGCGCTCGGCACCCCGCTGCTGTTCGACCTCGGCGTGTTCCTCACCGTGCTCGGCGCGGTGCTGCACATGCTGTTCCGTCTGCTGGCACGGGAAGCCTGA
- a CDS encoding type I restriction endonuclease subunit R, with protein sequence MTEDQLEQEALGWLAEVGYSHRYGPDIAPDGDTPERADYRQVLLPFRLREAIHRLNPQIPASAREDAYKQVMELGVPSLLAANRQLHKFLVNGVPVQYPVEGDTRGDFVRLIDWAEFGKSPSRNEWLAINQFSTKGAHHTRRPDIILFINGLPLVLIELKNPADENADIWKAFDQIQTYKEQIADVFQYNELLVISDGSEARLGSLSASAERFMQWRTIDGVTLDPLGQFNELETLVRGLLAPAMLLDYLRYFVLFEDDGTLVKKVAGYHQFHAVRAAIQQVVTASRPDGPATTKGKGGVVWHTQGSGKSITMTCFAARVMREAAMENPTIVVITDRNDLDGQLFGVFSLAQDLLREQPVQAGTRQELRRLLGNRPSGGIVFATIQKFMPGEDEDVFPLLSDRHNIVVIADEAHRTQYGFEARLRTFKPRAIASAAANDGQALQAAEPVARYQVGYAQHLRDALPRATFVAFTGTPVSSEDRDTRAVFGDYIHVYDMQQAKEDGATVAIYFESRLAKLSLKQEDLPAIDDEVDELAEDEEESQQARLKSKWAALEKVVGAEPRIASVAADLVAHFEERNQAQSGKAMVVAMSREICVHLYNEIIKLRPDWHSPDPEQGAIKIVMTGSASDKALLRPHLYSAQVKKRLEKRFKDPADPLRLVIVRDMWLTGFDAPCVHTLYVDKPMKGHNLMQAIARVNRVFKDKQGGLVVDYIGIANELKSALKEYTASKGRGRPTVDAAEAYAVLEEKLDILRALLHGYDYSDFLSASHKRLAGAANHVLGQKDGKKRFADTALAMSKAFTLCCTLDEARALREEVAFLQAVKVILTKRDLSLQKKTDEQRERAIRQIIGAAVVSEDVVDVFDAVGLDKPNIGILDDAFLAEVKNLPERNLAVELLERLLEGEIKSRFGGNLVQEKKFSELLANVIKRYQNRTIETAQVIEDLIGMAKKFRAAASRGEQLGLSEDELRFYDALADNESAVRELSDETLKKIAHELTENLRQNLSVDWSARESVRARLRLMIKRILRKYKYPPDQQEGAVELVLQQAKALGEMWMT encoded by the coding sequence TTGACCGAAGACCAACTCGAACAGGAAGCCCTCGGCTGGCTGGCGGAAGTCGGCTACAGCCACCGCTACGGCCCGGACATTGCCCCGGATGGCGACACGCCCGAGCGGGCGGATTACCGCCAGGTGCTGCTGCCGTTCCGCCTGCGCGAGGCCATCCACCGCCTGAACCCGCAGATTCCCGCCTCGGCCAGGGAAGATGCCTACAAGCAGGTCATGGAGCTGGGCGTGCCCTCGCTGCTGGCGGCCAACCGGCAGTTGCACAAGTTCCTGGTCAATGGGGTGCCGGTGCAGTACCCGGTGGAAGGCGACACCCGGGGCGATTTCGTGCGCCTGATCGACTGGGCTGAGTTTGGCAAATCGCCCTCGCGCAACGAGTGGCTGGCCATCAATCAGTTCTCGACCAAGGGAGCGCACCACACCCGCCGCCCCGACATCATCCTGTTCATCAACGGCCTGCCGCTGGTGCTGATCGAGCTGAAGAACCCGGCGGACGAGAACGCCGACATCTGGAAGGCCTTCGACCAGATCCAGACCTACAAGGAACAGATTGCCGACGTCTTCCAGTACAACGAGCTACTGGTGATTTCCGACGGCAGCGAGGCGCGGCTGGGATCGCTCTCCGCCAGCGCCGAGCGCTTCATGCAGTGGCGCACCATCGACGGCGTGACGCTCGACCCGCTGGGCCAGTTCAACGAGCTGGAAACCCTGGTGCGCGGCCTCTTGGCGCCAGCCATGCTGCTCGACTACCTGCGCTATTTCGTGCTGTTCGAGGACGACGGCACCCTGGTCAAGAAGGTGGCGGGGTATCACCAGTTCCATGCGGTGCGCGCTGCGATCCAGCAGGTGGTGACGGCTTCCCGTCCCGACGGCCCGGCCACAACCAAAGGCAAGGGCGGCGTGGTGTGGCACACCCAGGGCAGCGGCAAGAGCATCACCATGACCTGCTTTGCCGCCCGGGTGATGCGCGAAGCGGCGATGGAGAACCCGACCATCGTGGTCATCACCGACCGCAACGATCTGGACGGCCAGCTCTTTGGCGTCTTCAGCCTGGCGCAGGATCTGCTGCGCGAACAGCCGGTGCAGGCCGGCACCCGCCAGGAACTGCGCCGGCTGCTCGGCAACCGCCCCTCGGGCGGTATCGTCTTCGCCACCATCCAGAAGTTCATGCCCGGCGAGGACGAGGACGTTTTTCCGCTGCTCTCCGATCGGCACAACATCGTGGTGATCGCCGACGAGGCCCACCGCACCCAGTACGGCTTCGAGGCCCGGCTCAGGACCTTCAAGCCCCGGGCCATTGCCAGCGCCGCCGCCAACGACGGGCAGGCACTGCAAGCGGCGGAGCCCGTGGCGCGCTACCAGGTGGGCTACGCCCAGCATCTGCGCGACGCCCTGCCCCGCGCCACCTTCGTCGCCTTCACCGGCACCCCGGTGTCCAGCGAGGACCGCGATACCCGCGCCGTGTTCGGCGACTACATCCACGTCTACGACATGCAGCAAGCCAAGGAAGACGGCGCCACGGTGGCGATCTACTTCGAATCCCGCCTGGCCAAGCTGTCGCTGAAGCAGGAAGACCTGCCGGCCATCGACGACGAGGTCGATGAGCTCGCCGAAGACGAGGAAGAAAGCCAGCAGGCCCGGCTGAAGAGCAAATGGGCGGCGCTGGAAAAGGTGGTCGGCGCCGAGCCGCGTATCGCCAGCGTCGCCGCCGATCTGGTGGCCCATTTCGAGGAGCGCAACCAAGCCCAGAGCGGCAAGGCCATGGTGGTGGCGATGAGCCGGGAAATCTGCGTCCATCTCTACAACGAGATCATCAAGCTGCGCCCCGACTGGCACAGCCCGGACCCGGAGCAAGGCGCCATCAAGATCGTGATGACGGGGTCCGCCAGCGACAAGGCGCTCTTACGCCCGCACCTCTATAGCGCCCAGGTGAAAAAGCGGCTGGAGAAGCGCTTCAAGGATCCCGCCGACCCGCTGCGTCTGGTGATCGTGCGTGACATGTGGCTCACCGGCTTCGACGCCCCCTGCGTTCATACCCTGTACGTGGACAAGCCGATGAAGGGGCATAACCTGATGCAGGCCATCGCCCGGGTGAACCGGGTGTTCAAGGACAAGCAGGGCGGGCTGGTGGTCGATTACATCGGCATTGCCAACGAGCTCAAGAGCGCGCTCAAGGAATACACCGCGAGCAAGGGCCGCGGCCGCCCGACGGTGGATGCCGCGGAAGCCTACGCGGTGCTGGAGGAGAAGCTCGACATCCTGCGCGCCCTGCTGCACGGCTACGACTACAGCGATTTTCTCAGCGCCAGCCACAAGCGCCTGGCCGGGGCGGCCAACCATGTGCTGGGGCAGAAGGACGGCAAGAAGCGCTTTGCCGATACCGCCCTGGCGATGAGCAAGGCCTTCACCCTGTGCTGCACCCTGGACGAAGCCAGGGCCCTGCGCGAGGAAGTCGCCTTCCTGCAGGCGGTGAAGGTGATCCTCACCAAGCGCGATCTCAGCCTGCAGAAGAAAACCGACGAACAACGGGAGCGGGCCATCCGCCAGATCATCGGCGCCGCCGTGGTGTCGGAAGACGTGGTGGACGTGTTCGATGCCGTCGGCCTCGACAAACCCAACATCGGCATCCTCGATGACGCCTTCCTCGCCGAAGTAAAAAATCTGCCCGAGCGCAACCTGGCGGTGGAACTGCTGGAGCGCCTGCTGGAAGGCGAGATCAAGAGCCGCTTCGGCGGCAACCTGGTGCAGGAGAAGAAGTTCTCCGAGCTCCTCGCCAACGTCATCAAGCGCTACCAGAACCGCACCATCGAAACCGCCCAGGTGATCGAAGATCTGATCGGGATGGCGAAGAAATTCCGCGCCGCCGCCAGCCGGGGCGAGCAGCTGGGACTGAGCGAGGATGAGCTTCGCTTCTACGACGCCCTGGCCGACAACGAATCGGCGGTGCGCGAACTTTCCGACGAAACCCTGAAGAAGATCGCCCACGAACTCACCGAAAACCTGCGCCAGAACCTGAGCGTCGACTGGTCGGCGCGGGAGAGCGTACGTGCCAGGCTGCGCCTCATGATCAAACGCATCCTGCGCAAGTACAAATACCCGCCCGACCAGCAGGAAGGCGCGGTGGAACTGGTGCTACAGCAGGCCAAGGCGCTGGGCGAGATGTGGATGACGTAG